From Brassica oleracea var. oleracea cultivar TO1000 chromosome C3, BOL, whole genome shotgun sequence, a single genomic window includes:
- the LOC106335490 gene encoding S-adenosylmethionine synthase-like, which yields METFLFTSESVNEGHPDKLCDQISDAVLDACLEQDPDSKVACETCTKTNMVMVFGEITTKATVDYEKIVRDTCRSIGFISDDVGLDADKCKVLVNIEQQSPDIAQGVHGHFTKRPEEIGAGDQGHMFGYATDETPELMPLSHVLATKIGAKLTEVRKNGTCRWLRPDGKTQVTVEYYNDNGAMVPVRVHTVLISTQHDETVTNEEIARDLKEHVIKPIIPEKYLDDKTIFHLNPSGRFVIGGPHGDAGLTGRKIIIDTYGGWGAHGGGAFSGKDPTKVDRSGAYIVRQAAKSVVANGMARRALVQVSYAIGVPEPLSVFVDTYGTGLIPDKEILKIVKESFDFRPGMMTINLDLKRGGNGRFLKTAAYGHFGRDDPDFTWEVVKPLKWDKPQA from the coding sequence ATGGAGACTTTCCTATTCACATCCGAGTCCGTGAACGAAGGACACCCAGACAAGCTTTGCGACCAGATCTCTGACGCAGTCCTCGATGCCTGCCTTGAGCAAGACCCTGACAGCAAAGTCGCCTGTGAGACTTGCACCAAGACCAACATGGTCATGGTCTTCGGTGAGATCACCACCAAGGCTACCGTCGACTACGAGAAGATCGTCCGTGACACTTGCCGCTCCATTGGATTCATCTCTGATGATGTTGGTCTCGACGCTGACAAATGCAAAGTCCTTGTCAACATCGAGCAACAGAGCCCAGACATTGCTCAAGGTGTTCACGGTCACTTCACCAAGCGCCCGGAAGAAATTGGAGCTGGTGACCAGGGTCACATGTTTGGTTACGCCACTGACGAGACCCCTGAGCTCATGCCTCTGAGCCATGTTCTTGCGACCAAGATCGGTGCTAAACTTACTGAAGTGAGGAAGAACGGAACTTGCCGTTGGTTAAGACCAGACGGCAAGACCCAAGTCACTGTCGAGTACTACAACGACAACGGAGCCATGGTTCCAGTCCGTGTCCACACCGTCCTTATCTCAACCCAGCACGATGAGACCGTGACCAACGAGGAGATCGCACGTGACCTCAAGGAGCACGTGATCAAACCAATCATCCCGGAGAAGTACCTTGACGACAAAACCATCTTCCACCTCAACCCATCAGGCCGGTTCGTGATCGGTGGACCACACGGTGACGCCGGTTTAACCGGACGTAAGATCATCATCGACACTTACGGAGGATGGGGAGCTCACGGAGGAGGTGCTTTCTCAGGGAAAGACCCGACCAAAGTCGACAGAAGCGGAGCTTACATCGTGAGGCAAGCCGCCAAGAGCGTGGTTGCTAATGGAATGGCTCGTAGGGCTCTTGTCCAGGTCTCGTACGCCATTGGAGTTCCCGAGCCGTTGTCTGTGTTCGTGGACACTTACGGAACAGGGTTGATTCCAGACAAGGAGATACTGAAGATCGTGAAAGAGAGCTTCGATTTCAGACCAGGGATGATGACTATTAACTTGGACTTGAAGAGAGGAGGCAATGGAAGGTTTTTGAAAACGGCGGCGTATGGACATTTCGGAAGAGACGACCCTGACTTCACCTGGGAGGTCGTGAAGCCACTCAAGTGGGACAAACCTCAGGCTTAA
- the LOC106335025 gene encoding protein translocase subunit SECA1, chloroplastic: protein MVSLLCDSQLLNHRPSISPTPSHSTIADRKFLRHNRPLSSSPFLGNGIKLGVSGCSSRRYSLRIRRRSTSVNASLGGLLSGIFKTSDNGESTRQQYASVVASVNRLETEISSLSDSDLRGRTDALKQRAQQGESMDSLLPEAFAVVREASKRVLGLRPFDVQLIGGMVLHKGEIAEMRTGEGKTLVAILPAYLNALSGKGVHVVTVNDYLARRDCEWVGQVPRFLGLKVGLIQQNMTPEQRKENYLCDITYVTNSELGFDYLRDNLATSVEELVLRDFNYCVIDEVDSILIDEARTPLIISGPAEKPSEQYYKAAKIASAFERDIHYTVDEKQKTVLLTEQGYEDAEEILDVKDLYDPREQWASYLLNAIKAKELFLRDVNYIIRTKEVLIVDEFTGRVMQGRRWSDGLHQAVEAKEGLPIQNESITLASISYQNFFLQFPKLCGMTGTASTESAEFESIYKLKTTIVPTNKPMIRKDESDVVFKAVNGKWRAVVVEISRMHKTGRAVLVGTTSVEQSDELSQLLQEAGITHEVLNAKPENVEREAEIVAQSGRFGAVTIATNMAGRGTDIILGGNAEFMARLKLREILMPRVVKPTDGVFVSVKKAPPKRTWKVNEKLFPCKLSNEKVKLAEEAVQSAVEAWGQKSLTELEAEERLSYSCEKGPVQDEVIGKLRNAFLEIAKEYKGFTDEERKKVVEAGGLHVVGTERHESRRIDNQLRGRSGRQGDPGSSRFFLSLEDNIFRIFGGDRIQGMMRAFRVEDLPIESKMLTKALDEAQRKVENYFFDIRKQLFEFDEVLNSQRDRVYTERRRALVSDSLEPLIIEYAELTMDDILEANIGPDTPKESWDLEKLVAKVQQYCYLLNDLTPDLLKSQGSSYEGLQDYLRARGRDAYLQKREIVEKEAPGLMKDAERFLILSNIDRLWKEHLQALKFVQQAVGLRGYAQRDPLIEYKLEGYNLFLEMMAQIRRNVIYSIYQFQPVMVKKDQDKKSQNGKPSKQVDKPNQVGVADEPSSVASA, encoded by the exons ATGGTGTCTCTACTCTGCGACTCTCAATTACTAAACCACCGCCCTTCGATCTCCCCCACACCTTCTCACTCCACGATCGCTGATCGAAAATTCCTCCGCCATAATCGTCCTCTGAGCTCTTCCCCGTTCCTGGGAAACGGAATCAAGCTAGGTGTATCAGGATGTAGTAGTAGGAGGTACTCTCTTCGGATTCGGAGGAGGAGCACGAGTGTAAACGCTTCGTTAGGCGGTCTTCTCAGCGGGATTTTCAAGACTTCTGATAACGGAGAGTCCACGAGGCAACAGTACGCATCAGTCGTGGCCTCCGTTAACCGCTTGGAGACGGAGATTTCGTCTCTTTCGGATTCGGATTTGCGAGGGAGGACCGATGCGTTGAAGCAACGAGCTCAACAAGGAGAATCCATGGATTCGCTTCTACCT GAGGCGTTTGCTGTTGTGAGAGAAGCTTCCAAGAGAGTTCTTGGACTCAGACCTTTCGATGTGCAACTGATAG GTGGTATGGTCCTCCATAAAGGAGAGATAGCTGAGATGAGAACTGGTGAAGGGAAAACTCTTGTAGCCATTTTACCTGCTTACTTGAATGCGTTAAGTGGGAAAGGTGTTCATGTGGTTACTGTCAATGATTATCTTGCTCGTAGAGATTGTGAATGGGTTGGTCAAGTTCCTCGCTTCCTTGGATTGAAGGTTGGTCTGATCCAAC AGAATATGACACCTGAACAAAGAAAGGAAAATTATTTATGCGACATCACTTATGTCACCAACAGTGAGCTTGGATTCGACTATCTGAGAGACAATCTTGCCACG AGTGTGGAGGAGCTCGTCTTGAGGGATTTCAATTATTGTGTAATTGATGAAGTTGATTCCATACTTATTGATGAGGCAAGAACTCCTCTCATTATCTCTGGCCCTGCAGAGAAACCTAGTGAGCAATACTACAAAGCTGCCAAAATTGCTTCAGCCTTTGAGCGGGATATACATTACACT GTTGATGAAAAGCAAAAGACTGTTTTACTAACGGAACAAGGTTACGAAGATGCAGAAGAAATCCTGGACGTGAAAGATTTGTATGATCCTCGTGAACAATGGGCGTCATATCTTCTTAATGCCATTAAGGCAAAAGAACTGTTTCTCAGAGATGTGAACTATATCATCCGAACAAAGGAGGTTCTTATCGTGGATGAGTTTACTGGTCGTGTGATGCAG GGAAGACGTTGGAGTGACGGACTACATCAAGCAGTTGAAGCAAAAGAAGGCTTGCCAATTCAGAATGAATCTATTACACTGGCATCCATTAGTTATCAAAATTTCTTTCTCCAG TTCCCGAAACTTTGCGGGATGACTGGTACTGCATCAACCGAGAGTGCAGAATTTGAGAGCATATACAAGCTGAAAACTACAATTGTACCCACAAATAAGCCCATGATAAGAAAG GATGAGTCAGATGTGGTTTTCAAGGCAGTTAATGGCAAATGGCGGGCAGTGGTGGTGGAAATTTCTAGAATGCATAAGACTGGTAGAGCTGTGCTGGTTGGTACAACCAGCGTTGAGCAGAGTGACGAGCTTTCTCAACTATTGCAGGAAGCTGGAATAACTCACGAG GTCCTCAATGCAAAACCAGAGAATGTGGAGAGAGAAGCTGAAATTGTAGCACAAAGTGGTCGTTTTGGGGCTGTAACAATTGCCACAAATATGGCTGGGCGTGGGACAGACATTATTCTCGGTGGAAACGCAGAGTTTATGGCACGTTTGAAGCTCCGTGAGATACTTATGCCCAG AGTGGTGAAGCCTACTGATGGTGTTTTCGTATCTGTGAAGAAGGCCCCTCCCAAGAGGACGTGGAAG GTGAATGAGAAGTTATTTCCATGCAAATTGTCAAATGAGAAAGTGAAGCTAGCTGAGGAAGCTGTACAATCAGCTGTAGAGGCTTGGGGCCAGAAATCGTTAACTGAGCTTGAAGCAGAAGAACGTCTATCTTATTCTTGTGAAAAG GGTCCAGTTCAGGATGAAGTCATTGGTAAACTAAGGAACGCATTTCTTGAGATAGCAAAAGAATATAAGGGCTTCACAGATGAAGAAAGGAAAAAG GTTGTGGAAGCCGGTGGACTCCACGTGGTTGGGACAGAGAGGCATGAATCACGCCGTATTGACAATCAGCTGCGTGGGCGAAGTGGCCGCCAAGGGGATCCTGGAAGTTCCCGGTTCTTCCTTAGTCTTGAAGATAACATATTCCGCATTTTCGGGGGAGATCGGATCCAG GGTATGATGAGAGCATTCAGAGTTGAAGACTTACCAATCGAATCCAAGATGCTTACTAAAGCTCTAGATGAAGCTCAGAGAAAAGTGGAGAATTACTTCTTTGACATCAGGAAGCAACTGTTCGAATTTGATGAGGTTCTCAATAGCCAAAGAGATCGTGTTTACACAGAGAGGAGGCGCGCTCTTGTGTCAGACAGCCTTGAGCCTCTGATTATTGAGTATGCTGAGTTAACAATGGATGACATTCTAGAG GCAAATATTGGCCCGGATACTCCAAAAGAAAGCTGGGATCTTGAAAAGCTCGTCGCCAAAGTTCAGCA GTACTGTTATCTGTTGAATGATCTCACTCCGGATTTGCTGAAAAGCCAAGGATCAAGTTACGAGGGACTGCAAGATTATCTCCGTGCCCGTGGCCGAGATGCATACTTGCAGAAAAGA GAAATAGTGGAGAAAGAAGCACCAGGGCTAATGAAAGATGCTGAACGTTTCTTAATCTTGAGCAATATAGACCGGTTATGGAAAGAACACCTTCAAGCACTCAAGTTCGTGCAACAAGCTGTTGGGCTTAGAGGATATGCGCAACGTGATCCGCTCATTGAGTATAAGCTTGAAGGATACAATCTATTTCTGGAAATGATGGCTCAAATAAGAAGAAACGTCATATACTCCATTTATCAG TTTCAACCAGTGATGGTGAAGAAAGATCAAGACAAGAAGTCTCAGAATGGGAAACCAAGCAAACAAGTGGATAAGCCTAATCAAGTCGGTGTCGCAGATGAGCCATCCTCAGTTGCTAGTGCCTAA
- the LOC106335026 gene encoding ribonuclease P protein subunit p38 encodes MEGSVKESGYYEGERLTHLLALVQRGIETSKPSNVNSLPEKLWLKKQIAIGINEVTRVLERMKPNPTDTRQPPVQLQVVIVVADCKPRMLTKHIPNLAASRNVPVLYIRDHKRASLRLGELVKLKTALAIGVKARGNDLNLLLQQILTRDDTS; translated from the exons ATGGAAGGCTCCGTCAAAGAATCAGG TTACTACGAAGGCGAACGTCTAACTCATCTTCTCGCCTTAGTTCAAAG AGGAATTGAGACGTCCAAGCCTTCGAATGTGAACTCATTGCCTGAGAAGCTATGGCTCAAG AAACAAATAGCGATTGGGATCAACGAAGTGACGCGTGTTCTGGAGAGGATGAAACCAAACCCTACCGACACTAGACAACCTCCTGTTCAACTTCAG GTAGTGATAGTAGTAGCAGATTGTAAACCGAGGATGCTAACCAAACATATACCCAACTTAGCTGCTTCACGGAACGTCCCTGTTCTCTATATCAGAGACCACAAACGAGCCTCCCTCAGATTAGGGGAATTGGTTAAGCTCAAGACAGCTCTAGCTATTGGGGTCAAGGCCAGAGGAAACGATCTCAACCTATTACTACAACAGATTCTTACAAGAGATGATACTTCTTGA